One part of the Gemmatimonadaceae bacterium genome encodes these proteins:
- a CDS encoding HAMP domain-containing sensor histidine kinase, giving the protein FAVARLRRDAPPELAETVEVLATETARLEALAKNFSQFGKLPEGPRAAVDLGDLVRYTARASVPESVALAIEVQDGVPMVWGHHDALARAFSNVVLNAVEACGGTGAITVRVQRATCGGRDAVALEVHDTGPGIAPDRLARVWEPYVTYKAGGTGLGMAIARQTVLAHDGEVFAESTPDAGTTIRFVIPVGTETGTTPEGAGASPHS; this is encoded by the coding sequence TTTGCGGTGGCGCGGCTGCGGCGCGACGCGCCGCCCGAGTTGGCGGAGACGGTGGAGGTGCTGGCCACCGAGACGGCGCGGCTCGAGGCGCTGGCCAAGAATTTCTCGCAGTTCGGCAAGCTGCCCGAGGGGCCGCGCGCCGCGGTGGATCTGGGCGATCTGGTCCGTTATACCGCGCGGGCCTCGGTGCCCGAATCGGTGGCGCTGGCGATCGAGGTGCAGGACGGGGTTCCGATGGTGTGGGGGCACCACGATGCGCTGGCCCGCGCGTTCAGCAACGTGGTGCTGAACGCGGTGGAAGCGTGCGGCGGGACGGGCGCGATCACCGTGCGCGTGCAGCGCGCGACGTGCGGTGGCCGCGACGCGGTGGCGCTGGAGGTCCACGACACGGGGCCGGGGATCGCCCCCGACCGGTTAGCGCGGGTGTGGGAACCGTACGTTACGTACAAGGCGGGCGGCACCGGGCTGGGGATGGCGATTGCGCGCCAGACCGTGCTCGCCCACGATGGAGAGGTGTTTGCCGAGAGCACGCCGGACGCCGGCACGACGATCCGGTTCGTGATCCCGGTGGGCACGGAGACCGGCACCACGCCCGAAGGCGCCGGAGCGTCACCTCACTCATGA